The Kosakonia sp. SMBL-WEM22 sequence AAGTAGCCCTGCAGATAGCGTGGGACGACTACGAAACCTTTCGTGAAAGGCAACGGCAAGGCGTGGAGCTGGCAAAGGCCTCAGGTAAGTACAAAGGGCGCAGGCCGGAAGCCGAAACGTATGAACGCATCATTGCTTTTGGCGAGGCCGGTATGTAAATTGCGCGCGCAGCGACTCTTGCGGGATGTTGTGTGAACCAGGTAAAGCGCATATGGGGCACCTACAGGGCTCAGAAATCCGGTCAGTAGCGGTATAAGTTAATGCAGTAAGTCATATTAACATTGTCCAGGGAGCCATAAATTCAGGACGTTATTAGGTCATACCTACATAACACTGTTCTAAACCAACAAGGAACAGATATCCGCGTACCCTGTAATGAAACTGTCGCCCGCCACAACGGTACTAGCAGGCGGGTATTTTCAGCTAAATAATTCTTCAATAAATTCGTCGAATGAATCAGCAACAGTGACAAGCTCCTTTTCATCCATAAGAAAAACGAAAACAGTCTCTCTGCCGATACGGTAGCCTCTTCCGGCGCGTTCTCGTCCGACTGCTGTACCCGCTTATCTGCCCAACCGCAGCGGCGTGCCGGCGATCAAAATCAGCGCCAGATGATTGAGACTGGATTTTAGCTCGGCACGGGCGTTACCGTGAAGATCTCGCAATGTTGCCTGATCTTGCTTGCGCGTAAAAACTGCTTTAAGGAACTACTTAAAGCATTTTATCAGGCTAAACAGGTGGTGAAGGGAATGAAAAACGGAATATCTGGCGTACTGTGTGCAGCCCAAAAAAATAAAGTCGGGGAATATCATGTGGAAATTTCCCGTGTTTTTATTTAAATTTCATTTTATAAATTAATAGTTATCCTCTATTAATTTCACCTCCCATGAAGTACTATCTGATATAGTTATCAGTGCCAAACAGTTTGATAAGTCACCATTTTCTAATGCACTATATTTAACAGGTTTCACTAACGCAGCTAAAAAACAGTTTTTTATATCACTCAATGAGTTGGAAAAATGGTTGATTTCATCCCATGATAATTTAAATCCTATATCGTTGGATAAAACTCGTTGCTCAAAATCAGGCATTGACATACCTTGTGGAGCTATTCCAACTCCCTCTATTTCATATAGATACCAATCCCATTTGTTAGCCGGTACTTTGTCTAATAAGTGAGATAAATGGGCTTTTTCTCCATTGTTCCACATCGACCCTTTACTTACATACATTATGGCATCTCCAGATCTTTTGCAGGACCATGTTGCGGTGTTCCTCCTGTAGGGTCAGGAATATAATCATGCTGATGAGAATTGGGGTGTTCATTAGGTCTGCCATGATTTGTAAAATCAATATCCCTTTTCGGAACTAAATTACCATTTTCATCATACCCCCATTCCCTTGCTTGAGTATAATCTTCTTTTCTTGCTGATTTAGTACCTAATTGAGTATGTGGCGTATCAACATCAGGGACTGGATTCCCATTTTTATCGCGCGGTAATGGTCGAGCGGGTCGATAAGTACCATAAGGATTTTTATCTTCAGCACCTGTTTTGCATAATCCTGGCAGGTCAATATATTTGAGAGGGTTTGGCGCATAAGTATATAAGTTCAGCCCACCACTTAACCCTATCGGATCCTAAACGGTAAACCGTCCGCTCTGCGGGTCGTAATAGCGGAACAGGTTGTCGTGCAGGCCGGTTTCGCTGTCTGCATAGCGCAGGGGCTGGTGCGCAAGCACGGTGTGCTGCGCCAGCCGCGTGAAGCCGTCTGTCTGGTGCCGGACCTCGCCGAAGCTGCCATAGTGCCCACTCCAGCGGAGGCTGCCTTCTTCGTCTGTCACTTCCAGCGGCGCGCCGTTAAGGTCGCTACTGAACCAGTAGATTTCCCCGGCCCAGTCTTCCCGCAGATGGTCAATCCGTGCCAGCGGGCTCCAGGCCTCGTTCGGGTCGTAAATATACATGCTGCACTGCCCGCCTTGATGCTGCTCCTGCAAAAGGCGGTAACCCTGCCAGAGGAAGCGGCTTTCACGGGTGCCGTGACCGGTGGTAACCGTCTTGCGGGTCCGTCTGCCGAGCGCGTCATAATGATAGTGCGCGTCAAAGCGTCCCTGCGGCCCCGTTCAGCGCGCGGATACAAGGCGGTTTTCCGCATCATACGTATAGTGCTGTTCATAAAGCCCGCGGCGTCTTCGGGTCAGGCTGCTCCATGCATCGTACTGCATAAACAGATTCTGCCAGTGCTGCAGACGGTTATCAGTAACCGGGGCGTCGTTCGCGGCAAGGTTATCGGCGGCATCATAGGTAAAGAACGCACTGCTGCCCTGGCGGGACGCATAATGCTTCAGCAGGCGGCCTTCGGCGTCATAGCCGTAATTCACCTCGCCACGCAGGGTGTCGCTGACGCCCGCCAGCTCGCCGCGCCCGGTATAGCGGAGCAGGCGCTCCAGTATCGCCTGCTCCGGCAGGGCCACTTCTTTGATGAGTTCGCTGCGCTGCGCGGTTCGCCTGCCGAGGCTGTCATAGCTGCGGGTCTGTTCGCGTGCGCCCTGGGTGCGGCGGATTTCCCGGTGCAGGCGGTCACGGGTGAATTCAATGACCAGCTGCGACCCGAAGCGGATGGCGCTGACGTGACCGGAGCCGTAGTGCAGCCAGGAGAGCTGCTGCCCGCCGGGCAGGGTCAGATTCGTCAGATCGCCCAGCGCATCCCATGCATAGCTGAGTTCACCGTTATCACCCGACTCGCTTACCAGGCGGCCTGCCTCATCAGTCTAGAGGCGTTGCGGGTGTTTATGACCACGGACACTTTCGACAGTCTGGTGAGACGGCTGGGCATAATCGCCACGCTGCCCGGACAGCTTGCTGACATTGTCGAAGAATTACGCTGCATTTATGGCGATCTTTAGGAGCCGTATGAGCTGACCACGCAAAGTGGAACAGCAACGTGGATTACGGCAATATGTGCTTCACCCGAGGCGGTAATGATATATATCATTACCGCCAGCCAACCGATATTTTCAAATATATGCACAGAGGTCTAATTTTATCAGGCCATTTAATGGGGTGTTCACGATTAATACGATCAAGGGGCAGACCTTATCAGAATCATCATTACCATCTTCTCTTTCTTTCTCAAAGAGACTGTCAGAATTGACCCTTATATCCAGCGCAGAATGCAGCATTTTATGGATCTTAATGCCGCTTGCACGCTTGATTTCATTTTTGGTAGCCGCTGTACTATCCCTGCATGACCATTTATAGGGCGTAAAACGGGGGAACGCAAACAGAAGACATACTGCTTGAATGTGATCATGAGCCTGCTCCAGAAGAGCTGGAGCATGTCATCATCTGGGACACTCTGAGGTTTCATCGCCATGGGCTGGCCCCTTGAGTATTAATAAACTCAGGAGACTTAAAAGAACAATAACGCTGGGCTTATGGAATGCTGGTGTATCTGTTGTCATACCATGCTTCATATATTGATCCTTCACAATTAAGGTAGAGCCATCTTGATACGTTGATATACTCAATATCGAAGACATGGTTTGCGCACTGCCCGATTTAACATCGCGAGACCAACAAAAGTAAGGGGGCTATTTTACAACAAATTGTTTACGTTAGAATGCCTGTACTTTTTCGACAATATTTGGACATTGAACATTTTATAACTATATATTGCCCAACTCATTCAAAAAAGATGAAAAAGATTCAGATACAAAATCTAACTCTGTTTCATCCATTAACCATATATAGACATTAGCAAAATCTGACTGCCTTGTGGACAGTAAGAATAAATTTCCTCCATCGTCATATGCAAACGGCAATAAACCTTTTAATTCAGAAAACTCTTCCGTCAGATCTTTATAATGTTCCTCAATCGGAACTCGTCCATATTTTATAGGCAGGAAACCACCTAAAAGGTAAGGGTTGTTTTCATCAGATTCTGGCAAATAACCTCCATTATAATTCAGGTAAAACTTTACAAAATCTTCTGGCAGATGAAGATGATATTGTTGTTCAAAGATCACCAAATCCTCTGGTGAAAGCTTTTTTTGGGATTCTTCTAAAGCTATGGACATGTTTTATTACTCCTGAATCTTGCTGGATGAGTGTATGCTTTACCGATTACCAGTTTGTACTGGCTTAAACCGTCTTTATGGGGGATACCCCGATGCGCTTCTTGTTCAACAAACTGCATTGTTCCGGTATTTGTCCCTGGATCATAATTATCCAAGTGATGCCAAATATCACCACTTGGTGCTTTTTTCTGATTTAGCCCTGCCGCTTTATTGGGTGTCTGGAAAGCTAAATCATAATCACCGGTATACTGTATTTTAACCATTTGATTCCCATCAATTTTCTTATTATATAATGCATTACTGTCTGCAAAATCAAGGCCGCCCCCTTGCGTTTTTTCACGCCACTTTAGC is a genomic window containing:
- a CDS encoding SMI1/KNR4 family protein; the encoded protein is MSIALEESQKKLSPEDLVIFEQQYHLHLPEDFVKFYLNYNGGYLPESDENNPYLLGGFLPIKYGRVPIEEHYKDLTEEFSELKGLLPFAYDDGGNLFLLSTRQSDFANVYIWLMDETELDFVSESFSSFLNELGNI
- a CDS encoding HNH endonuclease, with protein sequence MVKIQYTGDYDLAFQTPNKAAGLNQKKAPSGDIWHHLDNYDPGTNTGTMQFVEQEAHRGIPHKDGLSQYKLVIGKAYTHPARFRSNKTCP